The sequence CAGCTCAAGTTTATTTTGCTCATATTCAATTTCAGATTGCGTCATAGGATTCAACCATTCACGCATTGTTGCATGTGCTGCTATGTCAGAAGCCGTATCGGATGATCCAACATTTTCTTGGTTTATTAACGTTTTTTGCGTGGTAACTTCTTTAGATGTTGTGCTTGCTTTAGATGCAGACGAATCTTTGTCGGAATTATAACCTAATTTCGATGGATCGTTTCCTGGTGTCTTTTcaaagtttttcttaaaattggCATCTGCAATATTCGTCCGCTTTAATTCCTCCTTAGGTTTTTCTAAAGTGCCAGCTCGTGTCATCTGTTTCTTGGAAATATTCTGTAGTTTCTTAGCTTTTTCATCTGTAAGTTTAGCTATAGCTTTAGCAGATGTTGTTGGTGGTGATGGTTTCTGAAATACTTAAAATATGgagggtatttgttgttgttgtagcgataaggacactccccgaaggccttggggagtgttgtaGAGTTTGATAaacataacaaatcgttcccgagattgccgggattggtaccggaacgtctgcatccggcaaaggaccatcaacatcgataacactccccaaggccatcGGGGAGTGtcttaatcgctacaacaacaacaacaatcacatgcgaccttctaggcctcCGCCAGCGGGTCATAATATACCGAAGgttatgtggccacataaatcgttggcgggatggtcgggctagcaccttaatggtgctgtgttaccggagcgtaccgaatctgtatccggcaaagggccatcacatcgataacactccccaaatccgtcggggagaaaccttatcgccacaacaacaacaaccttctaggccatcccgcccttctacccccaagatccatgacgagttcggggtcgccagagcctcagtcgttaatgaaacaggattcgccacggatatgtgAGCTTGACAATtcgatttggagaagctatatattgtgctggcaacctgaaagggttgcgctacacaaccccttgaatctatttggtatgttagtcgcctcttacgacaggcatacctaccgcaggtatattctaaccccctaacccgctggggtgatgGTATTTCATAGTATGaatttctctgtgtcttctttctttatttgttaaatactattcaatctataaccagccaaaattcactattgtccgttatatttaatttaatttgattaatctaatttattattattactgttaaataatttgtcaaaattgttgtgctaggaacaaattttcaaataaatacatacatacatacataccatcaACATGCATTATTTGCTCAATGCTGCCGCTACTAGTGCTTGAGGGCAAATGTCGTGCTAAATCACTCATATCCAATGCAGTCTTCGCTGTTCGCGCCATCTTAACTGTCGACGTTGTCCTTACTGACACCTCCGCATTTTGTGATTCCACCCTCGGCTGGTCTCTTAATGTTACGGACTTATTATCATTATAAGATGGGACCTCATACTCTCTATTAACCGCGTCAGCTTTTGTTTTAAGTGTAGTAATGCGTTTCACGATATCTCGCACtagcttttgcttttgtttctgACCTAAAGAACGCGCATCTATCAATGAACAGAGAAGTTGTATTCCTAAATCCAACTGTGGAGAATTTAGCATAGTTGAGGTGGAAGTGCTGCTTTCTTTATTATCATTGAGAACTTGCTGCAGGGTGTCATGTATTTGTTGCAGACTCTTTGTTTTATCAATTTTCATGCTATCACCTTTCAATGTGGAACTGCTGTTTTCTTTATTATCATTAACTACATGTTGAATAGTATCATGTAAATGTTGCAGGCTCGCTGTTTTAGCAATTCTGCCTGAATCAATTACTTTACGAGACTTAAGCATTTCATTTATGCCTGCCACATATGGATGTACTTGGTTTTGATGCGCTtttgatttaattaaatttatggGTCCTTTGAAAGATGCCAATTTTTTTACGCCAACTTCACCATCTGCTGTGGAATTAGTTGAGCGTGAAGAATAATAATCAAAACTGCTGGGCGTTGCTGTGTCGGCAGCATTTGAAGATGTAACTGGTGTTGTTGTACTCGTAGATGATAGTGTTACTTGTACTTCGCGTGATCTAAGTTGTGGCATACGCTGAATGGAAGTTTGTGCACCCTGATCGTAACGTTTCTGTAGTGACATTGAAGTACTTCTGGATATCAATTTAGGACGTGAGCCGCTTGGAATATTTTCCTTGCCGCAATCCTTGCTCATCATTGTGCTAGATGCTAGTGGTGGTGTATTATGATTAACTGGtacttcttttatattatttttcacaTTGTTTGCTGCTTTAGGTTGTTCCgtgtttttcttaacttttttatcATTACTATTAACTACTCCTTTTTCCTGTTTTGAGTCGCTCTTTGTTGAAATTTCTTGAAAATATTCTTTGAGTACAGAACGTTCCAATATGCTAATGTTGCTTGTAGACAAAGATTTTCTATAACCGACATCTCCCAATGAATCCCATTCAAGCCGCCTATGTGACTTCGTAATTGATTCAGGTGTCTGCGTTTGTTTACTATCAGTGGATCTCTGAGTCTTTGGTGGTGGAGTGTGCAAATCCGGAGCTGACGATGTGCACTAAATAGCAAAAAGAAATAAGCCAATTTTTCTTGTAATCAGAAGAATAGAATTTTACTCACCTCATCTCCCTTTGCTTTCATAGCGGTCGCGGACATTTCAGTTTGCCGTTTAATTGGCACATTAAATTCTTTCAAGTCAGTATCACTTTCTGTGGTTACTTCAATTTCATGTTGAAACAATCGTCTAAAAGCGCGTCCTTCTTCTTCACTTTGGCAATTGCCAATTGAGGTAGCTGAACTGAGATTTCTACAATCACTTCGTTGTCCGCATGGAGAATATAAACGCATATACTTTTCCAAGTCTCGATCTTGTCCGAATTTCAtataat is a genomic window of Eurosta solidaginis isolate ZX-2024a chromosome 4, ASM4086904v1, whole genome shotgun sequence containing:
- the LOC137251162 gene encoding centrosome-associated protein Alms1a-like isoform X2, translating into MRKRTHLPRTSRVNEKIREYYMKFGQDRDLEKYMRLYSPCGQRSDCRNLSSATSIGNCQSEEEGRAFRRLFQHEIEVTTESDTDLKEFNVPIKRQTEMSATAMKAKGDECTSSAPDLHTPPPKTQRSTDSKQTQTPESITKSHRRLEWDSLGDVGYRKSLSTSNISILERSVLKEYFQEISTKSDSKQEKGVVNSNDKKVKKNTEQPKAANNVKNNIKEVPVNHNTPPLASSTMMSKDCGKENIPSGSRPKLISRSTSMSLQKRYDQGAQTSIQRMPQLRSREVQVTLSSTSTTTPVTSSNAADTATPSSFDYYSSRSTNSTADGEVGVKKLASFKGPINLIKSKAHQNQVHPYVAGINEMLKSRKVIDSGRIAKTASLQHLHDTIQHVVNDNKENSSSTLKGDSMKIDKTKSLQQIHDTLQQVLNDNKESSTSTSTMLNSPQLDLGIQLLCSLIDARSLGQKQKQKLVRDIVKRITTLKTKADAVNREYEVPSYNDNKSVTLRDQPRVESQNAEVSVRTTSTVKMARTAKTALDMSDLARHLPSSTSSGSIEQIMHVDVFQKPSPPTTSAKAIAKLTDEKAKKLQNISKKQMTRAGTLEKPKEELKRTNIADANFKKNFEKTPGNDPSKLGYNSDKDSSASKASTTSKEVTTQKTLINQENVGSSDTASDIAAHATMREWLNPMTQSEIEYEQNKLELERNSDKIKKCIDGENFDTERKTQLKWIQAEIQRLEILRCLLLKTNTESASKANINHKTDTDENAHENYNLYDTVFTDPKRRSTSTTTTTIPSAHSCCGDENDDKPLHEIEVIIEESNEDIIELDERIKRSKQRKRETQIVYDKPNDAENVYDNLAAGRARFRTMTEIVTTNEEQILQQETTANTSPLTPLPASSPKQLPKDIQPQQQQQRSKVDTPSTDSNDCAESVGSFAKQRKREFLEHYRHKKRLHYESLLHQQQQLLIQQQQHIIQELQQRCERTTHQNNAPAAPEHYSVPFNMHNTALCGCARQEQQSYQQTYFEQPCYGMRAPETHMQRAAPPIQPHARPCAPYPQYQQRIPKSHTVAATSNNAHKTKTIHSEQSTSSIFCISSEVSIPMGSSSTTTSSTTTTTTHQYDDVAAVCEAATRTAGVGVQTGTSLRRTQPIFGRRVLYSTQRRNVPNLATYNPQPISSGQSISVQVKPKAIAYVIQFDKKKTTSTTTITTTTTTTSNTTLMKIDNGEDIDDMRDAPCALQDYLERAKPQFVAQTKERKAILNQIQALRLERGKELRDIIENASENSMDTRLRRLPPPATKRLRIFATKEMKAMTQRHFENLPEVVEQQERAREERRRHGNRIIRDIFNQAYRTPTSAS